A window of Paenibacillus polygoni contains these coding sequences:
- a CDS encoding thiamine-binding protein, giving the protein MAKTLLSIQVIPKTPNGEDSIPYVDKAIEVIQQSGLTYQVNPLETTLEGELPELLELVRQMHEVLIEAGSPSVISQIKIAHYPGGISMEGLTEKYRP; this is encoded by the coding sequence TTGGCAAAAACACTACTCAGCATTCAGGTCATACCGAAAACACCAAATGGAGAAGATTCCATTCCTTATGTAGACAAGGCCATTGAAGTTATTCAGCAGTCCGGACTTACATACCAGGTCAATCCGCTCGAGACCACACTCGAAGGAGAACTTCCAGAGCTGCTTGAGCTGGTCCGTCAAATGCATGAAGTACTGATTGAAGCAGGCAGTCCGAGTGTAATCTCTCAGATTAAAATCGCTCATTATCCTGGCGGAATCAGTATGGAAGGTCTTACGGAGAAATATCGCCCATGA
- a CDS encoding ABC transporter ATP-binding protein gives MNVPALEAREIALSFREKKKNLQVLNDISLTVQKGEFVSIVGPSGSGKSSLFQIIGGLLAPGAGSIHMNGEVVTGERGHISYMPQQPALFPWRTILDNIKLSSEVAPQKHAAKSGKLNEDEILHWIRQAGLEGFEHAYPHMLSGGMQQRAAFVRALLSPQELMLLDEPFSALDALTRSEMQEWLLGIWEQYRRSVLFITHNIEEALLLSDRIYVFSSRPATVLHEIQVPFARPRQEEITENPDFLALKRQMSGWLRAEKERSRSL, from the coding sequence ATGAATGTACCCGCTCTAGAAGCCAGAGAGATCGCTCTCTCCTTCCGAGAGAAGAAGAAAAATCTCCAGGTCCTTAACGATATTTCTCTTACGGTTCAGAAGGGAGAATTCGTCTCTATTGTCGGTCCTTCCGGCAGCGGCAAGAGCTCTCTATTCCAAATTATTGGCGGTCTTCTTGCTCCCGGGGCAGGAAGTATTCATATGAATGGAGAAGTGGTAACAGGAGAACGAGGGCATATCAGCTATATGCCCCAGCAACCGGCCCTTTTTCCTTGGCGTACAATCTTAGATAATATTAAGCTTTCTAGTGAGGTCGCTCCTCAAAAGCATGCTGCTAAGAGCGGGAAGCTTAATGAAGATGAGATCCTCCACTGGATTAGACAAGCAGGCCTTGAAGGTTTCGAACATGCCTATCCCCATATGCTCTCTGGCGGGATGCAGCAGAGGGCCGCTTTTGTACGCGCGCTGCTGAGTCCTCAGGAGCTCATGCTGCTCGATGAGCCGTTTAGTGCGCTCGATGCGCTCACAAGAAGCGAGATGCAGGAATGGCTGCTCGGTATATGGGAACAGTACCGCCGATCGGTGCTTTTTATTACTCATAATATTGAAGAAGCGTTACTACTGTCTGATCGAATTTATGTATTTTCCAGCCGGCCTGCCACCGTTCTTCATGAGATTCAGGTTCCTTTTGCGAGACCAAGACAAGAAGAAATTACCGAAAACCCTGACTTTCTTGCATTAAAGAGACAGATGTCAGGCTGGTTACGTGCGGAAAAAGAACGAAGCCGCTCATTGTAA
- a CDS encoding ABC transporter permease has product MSSWWKSVWPPLMAVILFLAVWQIAVPLFHIEKWILPSPADITKEAIAEAASLTQHTWATVQLTLLGFFIGTGVGLLTAMLLHLVPFLKSALYPLLILSQNIPTIALAPLLMIWFGFGLLPKIIVITLVCFFPVAVSTMDGLTQTDRGMMNYMRMAGASKAQIFRKLEVPHALPSVFSGVKIAATYSVMGAVIAEWIGTDRGIGYYMMLQKSAYRTDRVFVAMAIIVLLSLVLFAMIALLEKILVRWRGADTK; this is encoded by the coding sequence ATGAGTTCTTGGTGGAAAAGCGTATGGCCGCCTCTTATGGCAGTCATCCTCTTCTTAGCGGTGTGGCAAATTGCCGTGCCGCTTTTTCATATTGAGAAGTGGATCCTGCCGAGCCCGGCTGATATTACAAAAGAAGCGATTGCAGAGGCTGCAAGTCTCACCCAGCATACCTGGGCTACGGTGCAGCTGACTTTACTTGGATTCTTCATTGGTACGGGTGTCGGCCTTCTTACAGCGATGCTGCTCCATTTGGTCCCGTTCTTGAAATCGGCCTTATATCCGCTGCTTATTCTCAGTCAAAATATACCGACGATCGCTCTGGCTCCTCTGCTCATGATCTGGTTTGGCTTTGGGCTGCTTCCGAAAATCATTGTCATTACGCTGGTTTGCTTCTTCCCTGTTGCCGTATCTACCATGGATGGACTGACGCAGACCGATCGGGGAATGATGAACTACATGCGAATGGCTGGAGCAAGTAAAGCGCAAATTTTTCGAAAATTAGAAGTACCCCATGCCCTTCCATCGGTCTTTTCCGGCGTGAAAATTGCCGCTACCTACAGCGTAATGGGTGCTGTCATTGCGGAATGGATTGGAACCGATCGAGGCATCGGTTATTATATGATGCTCCAAAAGTCTGCCTATCGTACCGACCGCGTGTTTGTTGCGATGGCAATTATCGTCCTCTTAAGTCTGGTCTTATTTGCGATGATCGCTCTGCTGGAGAAAATACTTGTCCGCTGGCGAGGAGCAGATACGAAATAA
- a CDS encoding cache domain-containing sensor histidine kinase, producing MFPAKKMNTLRNQIFIGSMCVMMLVLGSVGLLMYNQVSVLLRNNAESHIQQTAVQAAGRLDVLLSQIDTWTSQVATDASIQRWLGQELAGEKLGFKERQYLQEEVRKLEAYATSIRSIEIYTNDYRRLLPLDDVLLSERVAREVVDKADEAQGRLVWFGIDPNDAHSVIAVRNIRLIQQSFTKAGYLVVRIDKDYFQLDDSSHASNKNLEIISLYDQNGKSISPGNPEVESIVSKNSNQTSVQINGESYILVNKHSEKTGWNLTILSPSNYMAEGISVLRTVIVFSGIGGALLFVILSFILSTLITKPILKVIKAMRGSAKFGTLQPSEAASSSTLEIIELSNSYNQMVETMNELVEVVYQKEILQSRTELKALQAQINPHFLFNTLEAFYWALDEKGEEELADSVVAMSGLFRYVITKNEEDDWVTIEDELTHAERYLTIMDIRMGDRLFWNISCDPSLKAIPIPKLLVQPLVENAILHGIEQQIEPGNIEIRVTPSIKPGYTMISVTDTGPGMDQDQVTDLYMAMKEGFSTSAKGKGIGLANVYGRLKLCYGSERSEIHIESTKGKGTTITLTLPNENREGFI from the coding sequence ATGTTCCCTGCCAAGAAAATGAATACACTCCGCAATCAAATTTTTATCGGCTCCATGTGTGTCATGATGTTAGTACTCGGCTCTGTCGGACTCCTTATGTATAACCAGGTCTCCGTCCTCTTACGAAATAATGCAGAAAGTCATATTCAGCAAACCGCGGTTCAGGCTGCAGGAAGACTGGACGTTCTGCTCAGCCAGATCGATACTTGGACTTCTCAGGTCGCTACAGATGCTTCCATTCAGCGATGGTTGGGACAAGAATTGGCTGGGGAGAAACTAGGTTTCAAGGAAAGACAGTATCTGCAGGAAGAAGTTCGTAAACTAGAAGCTTATGCGACCTCTATTCGGTCCATCGAAATTTACACCAATGATTACCGAAGATTGCTGCCGCTTGATGATGTTTTACTGAGCGAGCGTGTAGCAAGAGAGGTAGTAGACAAGGCAGATGAAGCTCAAGGACGCCTCGTGTGGTTTGGGATTGACCCTAATGATGCCCATAGTGTAATAGCCGTTCGCAATATTCGTCTGATTCAGCAATCCTTTACTAAAGCGGGTTACCTTGTCGTACGGATAGATAAAGACTACTTTCAACTAGACGACAGCAGTCATGCGAGTAATAAAAATTTGGAGATCATAAGTCTGTATGATCAGAACGGAAAATCCATTTCTCCTGGTAATCCTGAGGTAGAATCTATCGTGTCAAAGAACAGTAATCAAACGTCAGTTCAGATTAATGGTGAATCTTATATTTTAGTAAATAAACATTCCGAAAAAACAGGTTGGAATCTTACTATTTTATCCCCCTCTAATTATATGGCAGAAGGAATCAGCGTGCTGCGGACCGTAATTGTATTTTCTGGCATTGGAGGTGCCCTGCTGTTTGTCATTCTCAGCTTTATTTTATCCACGCTAATTACGAAACCGATTCTGAAAGTGATCAAAGCGATGCGAGGATCTGCCAAGTTTGGTACACTGCAGCCAAGTGAGGCTGCAAGCTCATCCACACTAGAAATTATAGAACTCAGCAATTCGTATAATCAGATGGTGGAAACGATGAATGAACTAGTCGAGGTTGTCTATCAAAAGGAAATCTTACAAAGCCGTACAGAACTGAAAGCACTCCAAGCTCAAATTAATCCCCATTTTCTTTTTAATACATTAGAGGCATTCTACTGGGCCCTCGATGAAAAAGGGGAAGAAGAATTAGCAGATTCCGTTGTCGCCATGTCGGGTCTATTTCGCTATGTCATCACTAAGAATGAGGAAGATGACTGGGTAACCATCGAAGATGAACTAACTCATGCAGAACGTTATCTCACTATTATGGACATACGAATGGGAGACAGGCTCTTCTGGAATATAAGTTGTGACCCTTCCCTGAAGGCGATACCTATACCAAAGCTGCTGGTTCAGCCGCTCGTAGAAAATGCAATACTCCACGGCATTGAACAACAAATTGAGCCAGGAAACATCGAGATTAGAGTAACCCCCTCTATTAAACCTGGCTACACCATGATCAGCGTGACAGATACGGGCCCTGGCATGGACCAAGATCAAGTTACTGATTTATATATGGCGATGAAGGAGGGATTCTCCACTTCTGCAAAAGGGAAAGGCATTGGACTAGCCAATGTATACGGCAGACTTAAGTTATGTTATGGGTCCGAGCGGAGTGAAATACACATAGAGAGTACAAAAGGAAAAGGCACCACAATTACGCTGACTCTGCCAAATGAAAACAGGGAGGGATTCATTTGA
- a CDS encoding ABC transporter substrate-binding protein → MQKKLGMFLLLAMLTIVTACGNAGNGSSGAQSGAGENTEGESLRDIKVVLDWTPNTNHTGLYAAVDQGFYKEEGLHVEIIQPGQAGADTMVASGEVPFGVSYQEGVTQARTQGVPIVSIAAVIQHNTSGFAAPADRNIKSPKDFEGKTYGGWGSPIDSAVLDTIMGLEGGDVDKVKNVNMGDADFFTAIKRDIDFAWIFYGWTGIEAELRGEAIDMFYVKDYSEKLDYYTPVLISNEKTINEDPELVKAFMRATTKGYEYAIEHPEEAAGILSAAVPDLDKDLVLASQKWLSPKYQDDASRWGEQKAEVWQNYSDWMVEHGLLDQPLEVEKAYTNEFLPTE, encoded by the coding sequence TTGCAGAAAAAGTTAGGTATGTTCTTGCTGCTTGCTATGCTTACCATTGTTACCGCCTGTGGTAATGCCGGCAATGGCAGCTCGGGAGCACAAAGCGGGGCAGGAGAAAACACAGAGGGTGAATCACTCCGCGATATTAAGGTCGTCCTAGATTGGACCCCAAACACGAATCATACCGGTCTTTATGCGGCGGTAGATCAAGGATTTTACAAAGAAGAAGGATTACATGTTGAGATTATTCAGCCTGGACAAGCGGGTGCAGATACCATGGTCGCTTCTGGTGAAGTGCCTTTTGGAGTAAGTTATCAGGAAGGTGTCACTCAGGCTCGTACCCAAGGAGTCCCTATTGTGTCTATCGCAGCGGTAATCCAGCACAATACATCCGGCTTTGCTGCTCCTGCTGATCGGAACATCAAGTCACCTAAAGATTTTGAAGGCAAAACTTATGGCGGCTGGGGTTCTCCGATCGATTCTGCCGTTCTTGATACGATCATGGGTCTCGAAGGCGGCGACGTAGATAAGGTCAAAAACGTGAACATGGGCGATGCCGATTTCTTCACAGCGATCAAGCGTGATATTGATTTTGCATGGATCTTCTATGGCTGGACTGGAATTGAAGCGGAACTGCGCGGTGAGGCTATTGATATGTTCTATGTCAAAGATTACTCTGAAAAGCTTGATTACTATACACCGGTTCTGATCTCGAATGAAAAGACGATTAACGAAGACCCGGAACTTGTAAAAGCATTTATGCGTGCAACTACGAAAGGTTATGAGTATGCGATCGAACATCCAGAAGAGGCAGCCGGTATTCTAAGCGCTGCTGTGCCCGATCTCGATAAAGATCTAGTGCTGGCCAGTCAGAAATGGCTGAGTCCTAAATATCAGGATGATGCTTCTCGCTGGGGTGAGCAAAAAGCAGAAGTATGGCAGAACTACTCCGATTGGATGGTAGAGCACGGGCTTCTCGATCAACCGCTGGAAGTAGAAAAAGCGTACACAAATGAATTTTTACCAACTGAATAA
- a CDS encoding extracellular solute-binding protein, which yields MTKPNTKWVTLILSLCLMLVAAGCSGGGSGSAGGSQEGDKTTVTFMHLWPEGVSAGQNKIVNQIIEEYQNEHPNVTIKTEVLDNEQYKNKLKVLSASNELPDVGVTWAAGFMTPYVEGGLFTPIDDLLQGELKDKFVEGTTEAFAIDGKTYGLPLEFNITPVFYNKAIFEQYGLEIPQTYEELKQIISTLTSNGVAPIALGNKDRWTGSLIYMFLAERFAGQEALASAINGKGSFADEGLMKAATEVQSLVDSNAFIKGFNGLSNEEAKSEFLNGKAAMYVMSTWELPNFTTNEDIPQEFRDSVGFFKFPEAEGGKGDINSWVGGPGVGLFVSEDSKVKDEAKKFTEYFVSKWGEQSVTGAGVIPATKVDTASLTLPQLYIDLFNEMNQATSITLYADVQMQANAAETHLNQIQALFGKAITPETFAAEHDKVLSGSK from the coding sequence ATGACTAAACCTAACACAAAGTGGGTCACACTTATTCTTTCGTTATGTCTTATGCTTGTAGCTGCTGGTTGCAGCGGCGGCGGATCAGGATCAGCCGGAGGTTCACAAGAAGGTGATAAAACGACAGTGACATTTATGCATCTATGGCCTGAAGGCGTTTCGGCAGGACAGAATAAAATTGTTAATCAAATTATTGAGGAATATCAGAATGAACATCCGAATGTAACCATCAAAACAGAGGTGCTGGATAACGAACAATATAAGAATAAACTTAAGGTTCTGTCCGCTTCTAATGAATTGCCGGATGTCGGGGTAACCTGGGCGGCTGGTTTTATGACACCTTACGTAGAAGGCGGTCTCTTTACGCCGATTGATGATCTTTTGCAGGGTGAACTTAAAGATAAATTTGTTGAAGGAACAACGGAAGCCTTTGCCATAGACGGTAAAACCTATGGTCTTCCTTTAGAGTTTAATATTACGCCCGTATTTTATAATAAAGCGATCTTTGAACAATATGGTCTAGAAATCCCGCAAACCTATGAAGAGTTAAAACAAATCATATCTACGTTAACTAGCAACGGAGTAGCTCCGATTGCGCTTGGCAACAAAGACCGCTGGACTGGATCACTGATCTACATGTTCCTTGCTGAACGTTTTGCAGGACAGGAAGCTCTAGCTTCAGCAATTAACGGAAAAGGGTCATTTGCAGATGAAGGACTGATGAAAGCAGCAACTGAGGTTCAGTCGCTCGTGGACAGCAATGCTTTTATTAAAGGATTTAACGGTCTCTCTAATGAAGAAGCCAAATCCGAATTCTTAAACGGCAAAGCAGCTATGTATGTCATGAGCACCTGGGAGCTTCCAAACTTTACTACAAACGAAGATATCCCTCAAGAATTCCGTGACAGTGTTGGGTTCTTTAAGTTCCCTGAAGCAGAAGGCGGAAAAGGAGATATTAACAGCTGGGTTGGAGGACCTGGAGTAGGACTATTCGTCTCTGAGGATTCCAAAGTAAAAGACGAAGCCAAAAAGTTCACTGAATATTTTGTTAGCAAATGGGGAGAACAGTCCGTGACAGGTGCAGGGGTAATCCCGGCAACTAAAGTAGACACAGCTTCCCTTACCCTTCCACAGCTTTACATCGATCTATTTAACGAAATGAACCAGGCAACTAGCATCACTTTGTATGCGGATGTTCAGATGCAGGCTAATGCGGCTGAAACACATCTAAATCAGATTCAAGCCTTATTCGGAAAAGCCATCACTCCTGAAACATTTGCAGCAGAGCATGACAAAGTACTTTCCGGCAGCAAGTAA
- a CDS encoding carbohydrate ABC transporter permease codes for MDQVMSNKKVIALYVLPSLLLILGIVYIPILLTGYYGLNEWNGIGAMKFIGLDNYQALIQDSKFWNSAWHSLLLAVFSGLSLILYLIVAMVVSARIKGANLFRKIYLIPMLLSSVAIAQLWLRMYNPTNGIINSFLVSLGVSDPPAWLAEPSLVLFAIFIPIIWQYAGFYILIYYSALKNIPTSLEEAAKIDGANAMQIAWKIKLPLIMEVIKVTIVLSVVGSLKYFDLIYVMTGGGPNGASEVMASYMYIEAFKSYNFGYGSAIGFFLLIICLVVTWIIRKLTATKETIQYS; via the coding sequence ATGGATCAAGTGATGTCGAATAAGAAAGTCATTGCGCTTTATGTGTTACCATCCCTGTTATTGATTCTAGGCATTGTCTATATTCCTATTCTACTAACAGGTTACTATGGACTGAATGAATGGAATGGAATTGGAGCTATGAAATTCATCGGTCTCGATAATTATCAAGCCTTGATACAGGACAGCAAGTTCTGGAACAGTGCCTGGCACTCTCTGCTTCTTGCCGTCTTCTCCGGTCTTAGTCTCATACTCTATTTAATTGTTGCAATGGTCGTTTCCGCACGCATTAAAGGGGCAAATTTGTTTCGTAAAATCTATTTAATTCCTATGCTGCTCTCTTCTGTAGCGATTGCGCAGCTTTGGCTTCGAATGTATAACCCAACGAATGGGATTATTAATAGTTTTCTAGTTTCTTTAGGCGTAAGCGATCCCCCTGCATGGCTTGCAGAACCGTCACTCGTTCTCTTTGCGATCTTTATCCCAATTATTTGGCAGTATGCAGGATTCTACATTCTTATTTACTACTCTGCACTAAAAAATATTCCGACTTCGCTTGAAGAAGCAGCCAAGATCGATGGTGCGAATGCCATGCAGATTGCTTGGAAAATTAAGCTTCCTCTCATTATGGAAGTGATTAAAGTAACCATCGTTCTATCCGTGGTTGGTTCACTCAAGTATTTTGATCTGATCTATGTAATGACAGGCGGCGGACCGAATGGAGCAAGTGAGGTTATGGCCTCGTATATGTACATCGAAGCTTTCAAATCCTATAACTTTGGATATGGCAGTGCAATTGGTTTCTTCCTGCTTATTATCTGTCTTGTGGTCACTTGGATCATTCGGAAATTGACTGCTACAAAAGAAACGATCCAATACTCATAA
- a CDS encoding response regulator transcription factor, with product MKTILVVDDEPRTREGIRKTLEIWSSGHHEIITSSSAVEALDWLSSYKAQLIITDIRMPEISGLELIEQLGDSPHHPSVIVISGHAEFDYAQRALRYGVVEYLLKPIDKKKLIAAVELALKRNNDFDQIEQMKRLVDAKLIETAQEDRLYSEPIKEAIQYLDQHLHEPVSLRDLSLVLHMNSSYLSVLFKEQTGLTFSNYLTRKRIQRAKELLAGTRLSIAEISEQVGYQTSKYFVKVFKSSENTSPAKYRRQVIDNIGEKIQ from the coding sequence ATGAAAACGATACTCGTTGTAGATGATGAACCAAGAACCAGGGAAGGAATTCGAAAAACGCTGGAAATATGGTCTTCGGGTCATCACGAAATCATCACCTCATCCAGTGCAGTTGAAGCGCTGGACTGGCTCTCCTCTTACAAAGCACAGCTCATTATTACAGATATAAGGATGCCGGAAATCAGTGGTCTTGAGCTTATTGAACAACTGGGAGACTCACCTCATCATCCTTCTGTGATTGTCATCTCAGGACATGCAGAATTCGATTATGCCCAAAGAGCATTACGGTACGGGGTAGTCGAGTATTTACTCAAGCCGATTGATAAAAAGAAGTTAATTGCGGCGGTTGAACTCGCACTGAAACGGAATAACGATTTTGATCAGATTGAACAAATGAAGCGCCTGGTTGATGCAAAACTCATTGAGACAGCCCAAGAAGACCGTCTGTACAGCGAACCAATCAAAGAAGCAATTCAATATTTAGATCAGCACCTTCATGAACCTGTTTCTTTGCGTGATCTTTCCTTGGTCCTTCATATGAACTCCAGTTATCTAAGTGTACTATTTAAAGAACAAACCGGGCTTACATTCAGTAATTATCTGACCCGGAAAAGAATCCAACGTGCTAAAGAATTACTTGCAGGGACAAGGCTTTCCATTGCGGAGATTTCCGAACAAGTCGGTTACCAAACTTCGAAGTATTTTGTAAAAGTATTTAAATCATCTGAAAATACAAGTCCCGCAAAATACCGCAGACAAGTAATAGACAATATCGGTGAAAAGATCCAATAA
- a CDS encoding IS3 family transposase (programmed frameshift) — MTKKIFTNQQQAQLKLNPYVKNVSAKAITYTEEFKGFFIDEYDKGKIPSEIFLEAGFDIGALGLTRIHKASNRWRSAYQDHGLIGLEDARKHASGRPLERELSLEEKYARLEAKLNLVEAENEFLKKARSTRKADEKKEINITTTQKFELIHQIIDKYQLKRIVRYLCQIAHVSRSGYYRYFSKEAMQARQKQDEADEVVKEIILKAYHFRGRKKGARQIKMTLKNQYGITYNLKRIRRVMNKFNIYCPIRKANPARRMAKATKEHRSCENKLNRKFKQGLAGKVLLTDITYLTYGKGNRAYLSTIKDAETNEILAYEVSSTLSLKIAINTLHQLKKHRHLTNDAFIHSDQGFHYTNPQFQKLVKNLGLGQSMSRRGNCWDNAPQESFFGHFKDETNIKACATLEEVKKEIKSYMIYYNHYRGQWNLKKLPPAKYRQQLKEVG, encoded by the exons ATGACAAAGAAAATATTCACAAACCAACAACAGGCACAATTAAAATTAAATCCGTATGTCAAAAACGTGAGTGCAAAAGCCATTACGTACACAGAAGAATTTAAAGGATTTTTCATTGATGAATATGACAAAGGAAAAATCCCGAGTGAAATTTTTCTGGAGGCTGGTTTTGACATTGGAGCCCTTGGTCTTACACGGATTCATAAAGCTTCGAATCGTTGGCGTTCGGCTTATCAAGATCACGGGCTCATCGGATTAGAAGATGCCAGAAAACATGCGTCAGGTCGCCCTTTAGAGCGTGAATTAAGTCTAGAAGAAAAATATGCCCGCTTAGAAGCAAAGCTGAACTTGGTAGAAGCAGAAAACGAAT TTCTTAAAAAAGCTCGATCTACTCGAAAGGCAGATGAGAAAAAAGAAATAAACATAACGACTACACAAAAATTCGAGTTGATTCATCAAATCATCGATAAATATCAATTAAAACGTATCGTGCGGTATCTTTGCCAAATCGCCCATGTTTCACGTTCAGGCTATTATCGCTATTTCAGTAAAGAAGCAATGCAGGCTCGTCAGAAACAGGATGAAGCAGATGAAGTAGTAAAAGAAATCATTTTGAAGGCATACCATTTCCGGGGAAGAAAGAAGGGTGCACGGCAAATCAAAATGACGTTAAAAAATCAATACGGTATCACCTACAATCTTAAGCGGATCCGTCGTGTGATGAATAAATTTAATATCTACTGCCCTATTCGCAAAGCGAATCCTGCACGCCGTATGGCAAAAGCAACAAAAGAACATCGATCCTGTGAAAACAAGTTAAACCGAAAATTTAAGCAAGGTCTGGCTGGTAAAGTACTGTTAACAGATATTACGTATTTAACTTATGGGAAAGGAAATCGAGCCTATTTATCTACAATTAAAGACGCTGAAACCAATGAAATTCTCGCCTATGAGGTCTCTTCTACGCTGAGTTTAAAGATTGCAATAAACACACTTCATCAACTAAAGAAACATCGTCATCTAACCAACGATGCGTTTATTCATTCGGATCAAGGATTTCACTATACAAATCCGCAATTCCAAAAGCTTGTGAAGAATCTAGGCTTAGGTCAATCGATGTCTCGTAGAGGAAACTGTTGGGACAACGCGCCACAAGAATCATTCTTTGGGCATTTTAAAGATGAAACAAATATAAAAGCATGTGCAACGTTAGAAGAAGTAAAAAAAGAAATTAAGAGCTACATGATTTACTACAATCATTATCGAGGGCAATGGAATTTAAAGAAGCTGCCGCCTGCAAAATACAGACAGCAGCTTAAAGAAGTTGGCTAA
- a CDS encoding TatD family hydrolase: protein MQQAEDFGCPVIDAHIHLDQYEDDIQPLRLSLAPNGVKALIAVSTQLASCQKIERAAAAAPDIIYPAYGYHPEQPIPSPEQLNELLDWMENHTDSMIAVGEVGLPYYSRLEAEKAGQPFDMDPYISMLEQFIMFAKKHNKPIILHAVYEDADIACDLLEKHQVKKAHFHWFKGSDDTIRRMAENGYYISFTPDLVYEKEIQDLASKYPHEQIMAETDGPWPFEGPFAAHKTHPRMVKDVIRAWCDVTGVKLEIAAELFYKNTKQFYNI from the coding sequence TTGCAGCAAGCCGAAGATTTTGGATGTCCGGTTATTGATGCACATATTCACCTCGATCAGTATGAGGATGATATACAGCCGCTGCGGTTGTCTCTTGCTCCCAATGGAGTGAAAGCCCTAATTGCGGTATCAACCCAGCTCGCCTCTTGCCAAAAAATAGAGAGAGCTGCTGCAGCTGCGCCTGATATAATCTATCCAGCCTATGGATATCATCCAGAGCAACCCATTCCAAGTCCAGAGCAGCTGAATGAACTGCTGGATTGGATGGAGAATCACACGGATTCCATGATCGCTGTTGGGGAGGTTGGACTTCCCTACTATTCAAGGTTAGAAGCGGAGAAAGCAGGACAGCCTTTTGATATGGACCCTTATATCTCCATGCTGGAGCAGTTTATTATGTTTGCTAAGAAGCATAATAAGCCAATTATTCTCCATGCCGTGTATGAGGATGCAGATATCGCTTGTGATTTACTGGAGAAGCATCAAGTAAAAAAAGCCCATTTCCACTGGTTTAAAGGGTCCGATGATACCATCCGCAGAATGGCCGAGAATGGGTATTATATTTCGTTTACACCGGATCTTGTGTATGAAAAAGAAATTCAGGATCTGGCAAGCAAATATCCGCATGAACAAATCATGGCAGAGACCGATGGTCCATGGCCTTTTGAGGGGCCTTTTGCCGCTCATAAAACCCATCCCCGGATGGTAAAAGACGTGATTCGTGCCTGGTGTGATGTCACTGGGGTTAAGCTTGAAATCGCGGCAGAACTGTTTTATAAGAACACAAAACAGTTTTATAATATTTAG
- a CDS encoding carbohydrate ABC transporter permease, with amino-acid sequence MISSTPSQLNRKVNHSGSGAAKKMGYSLLYLILIMVAVFQLFPLVWLFFFSLKNNQEVFNLPPLSLPMNPHWENYAKVWGAGNIDIYFLNSVWITITATVFTVVLGSLVTFAITRMKWKGSSFVLGLFMVAMMIPVHSTLIPLFNIFNKIGLNDHPLSLVLTYTAFNMPITIMILLGFYYALPKEVEEASVIDGCNVNRMFFRIVLPMTSSVIATTAIINMIYNWNEFIFVNTFISSNEYKTLTVGVQNFIGQYTTDWGAIGATLMISILPILIAYLFLSDRIVEGIAAGSVKG; translated from the coding sequence ATGATATCAAGCACTCCAAGCCAGCTTAACAGAAAAGTAAATCATTCCGGTTCTGGGGCAGCTAAGAAAATGGGATATAGCCTGCTTTACCTTATCCTAATCATGGTTGCCGTCTTTCAATTGTTTCCGCTTGTCTGGTTATTCTTTTTCTCATTAAAAAACAACCAGGAAGTGTTCAACCTTCCCCCTCTTTCCCTGCCGATGAATCCGCACTGGGAGAACTATGCCAAGGTATGGGGAGCTGGGAATATTGATATTTATTTTCTGAACAGTGTATGGATTACAATAACTGCGACGGTGTTTACGGTGGTACTTGGCAGCCTGGTTACCTTTGCGATCACCCGCATGAAGTGGAAGGGAAGTTCCTTCGTGCTCGGGCTTTTTATGGTGGCCATGATGATACCTGTCCATTCTACACTCATACCGCTCTTTAATATTTTTAACAAAATCGGATTAAATGATCATCCATTGTCTTTGGTTCTTACTTATACAGCCTTTAATATGCCGATTACCATTATGATTCTGCTTGGTTTTTATTATGCTCTCCCAAAAGAAGTAGAAGAAGCATCCGTCATCGATGGATGTAATGTAAATCGCATGTTCTTTCGGATTGTGCTTCCGATGACAAGCTCTGTCATCGCGACGACGGCGATTATCAATATGATTTATAACTGGAATGAATTTATTTTTGTGAATACCTTTATTAGTTCTAATGAATATAAAACCCTCACGGTGGGCGTTCAGAACTTTATTGGACAATACACAACAGACTGGGGAGCGATCGGGGCTACGCTGATGATCAGTATCCTGCCTATTCTTATTGCTTACCTGTTCCTCAGTGACCGGATTGTCGAAGGAATTGCAGCGGGTTCGGTGAAAGGCTAA